Proteins from a genomic interval of Rosa chinensis cultivar Old Blush chromosome 2, RchiOBHm-V2, whole genome shotgun sequence:
- the LOC112187937 gene encoding trimethyltridecatetraene synthase, with product MEATSWLTYAAAWLGALALFLLSRHLRRRKLNLPPGPKPWPIIGNLNLIGNLPHRSIHDLSQKYGPIMQLKFGSFPVVVGSSVEMAKAFLKTHDVTFAGRPKIAAGKHTTYNYTDITWSPYGPYWRQARKMCVMELFSNKRLESYEYIRREEISALLRGLYESSNTNILLKDHLSNVSLNVISRMVLGKKYTDESKDAIVSPDEFKKMIDELFLLSGVLNIGDSIPWLDFLDLQGYIKRMKALSKKLDRFLEHVLDEHIENKKAPDFVATDMVDVLLQLADDPDLEVKLERHGVKAFTQDLIAGGTESSAVTVEWAISELLKKPEIFKKATEELDRVIGRERWVEEKDIVDLPFIDAITKETMRLHPVAPMLVPRLAREDCQVAGYDIPEGTRILVSVWTIGRDPTLWDNPDEFCPERFIGRDIDVKGQDFELLPFGSGRRMCPGYSLGIKVIHSSLANLLHGFTWRLPDGMKEEDLNMEEIFGLSTPKKFPLVAVTEPRLPAHLYSL from the exons ATGGAAGCCACTTCTTGGCTTACGTATGCAGCCGCCTGGCTGGGAGCTCTagccctcttcctcctctcccgCCACCTCCGCCGCCGCAAGCTTAATTTGCCACCCGGCCCAAAACCCTGGCCCATCATTGGCAACCTCAACCTCATAGGCAATCTTCCCCACCGCTCCATCCATGACCTCTCCCAAAAATATGGCCCCATCATGCAGCTCAAATTCGGGTCCTTCCCGGTCGTCGTGGGGTCCTCCGTTGAAATGGCCAAGGCCTTCCTCAAAACCCACGATGTCACCTTCGCCGGGCGGCCTAAAATTGCAGCGGGCAAGCACACCACCTACAACTACACGGACATCACTTGGTCCCCTTACGGCCCATATTGGCGCCAGGCCCGTAAAATGTGCGTCATGGAGCTTTTCAGCAACAAACGCCTGGAGTCGTATGAATACATCAGAAGAGAGGAGATAAGTGCTTTGCTTAGAGGCTTGTATGAGTCCTCCAACACCAACATTTTGCTCAAAGACCACCTCTCCAACGTGAGTCTCAACGTCATAAGCCGAATGGTGCTAGGAAAGAAGTACACCGACGAGTCCAAGGATGCGATTGTGAGCCCGGACGAGTTCAAGAAAATGATTGATGAGCTGTTCTTGCTGAGTGGAGTGTTGAATATTGGTGATTCAATTCCTTGGCTTGATTTCTTGGACTTGCAGGGGTACATAAAGAGAATGAAGGCTTTGAGCAAGAAGCTGGATAGGTTCTTGGAGCATGTTTTGGATGAACATATTGAAAATAAGAAGGCACCTGACTTTGTTGCAACAGATATGGTGGATGTGCTTTTGCAGCTTGCTGATGATCCCGACCTTGAAGTTAAGCTTGAGAGGCATGGAGTCAAGGCCTTTACTCAG GACCTAATTGCTGGCGGGACAGAGAGCTCAGCTGTGACGGTGGAGTGGGCAATCTCGGAGCTCCTAAAGAAGCCAGAGATTTTCAAGAAGGCAACTGAGGAGCTAGACAGGGTGATTGGAAGAGAGAGATGGGTGGAAGAGAAGGACATTGTTGACTTGCCTTTCATTGATGCCATTACCAAGGAAACCATGAGGCTCCATCCTGTGGCACCCATGCTGGTGCCAAGACTAGCACGTGAAGATTGCCAAGTTGCTGGCTATGACATTCCTGAGGGCACCAGAATCCTAGTGAGTGTGTGGACAATAGGAAGAGACCCTACCTTATGGGACAACCCAGATGAGTTTTGCCCTGAGAGGTTCATCGGCAGGGACATTGATGTCAAAGGCCAAGACTTCGAGCTTTTGCCATTTGGGTCAGGCAGGAGGATGTGCCCTGGTTACAGTCTTGGCATCAAGGTCATTCATTCAAGTCTGGCTAATCTGTTACATGGGTTTACATGGAGATTGCCTGATGGCATGAAGGAAGAGGATTTGAACATGGAAGAGATTTTTGGGCTTTCAACACCCAAAAAATTCCCCCTTGTCGCTGTCACCGAACCTCGTCTTCCTGCTCATCTATACTCCCTGTGA
- the LOC121051313 gene encoding uncharacterized protein LOC121051313 → MRPRRRTRGETPPIPGDEHTPGGIAEALGRIVQQLTAALPGSRTDFTMERAKRHGAYSFSHAPEAMDAQNWLNKMERVFTQIHCPEDRKVGLAVDFLDGVAFDWWSYMSRDLEIDGPITWEQFKEHFTERYFGTAIRDRMKYEFLHLQKGDMTVTEFEQRFTQLAQFVPDMVSTERERIYRFVDALGGKYSDQLTGVPFTDYAEVVNAALRLETRYMSGIRPRDLGGPSQGPPKKAASTSGSGSSAGSGQSSGSGAGSRYRRGGRDRRFPRGQFSGRPFGQSRVGFGGQHRAPARQPAPFGQYQSVGCFECGQQGHFRRDCPLLTQRAAFTPYQTAGQSSAG, encoded by the exons ATGCGTCCTAGACGCCGGACTCGTGGGGAAACCCCTCCCATTCCAGGAGATGAGCATACTCCTGGAGGAATAGCGGAAGCGTTAGGACGTATTGTGCAGCAGTTGACTGCAGCGCTTCCAGGCTCCAGAACTGACTTTACCATGGAGCGAGCGAAGAGGCATGGAGCTTATAGCTTCTCTCATGCTCCTGAGGCTATGGATGCCCAGAATTGGTTGAACAAAATGGAGAGAGTCTTCACTCAAATCCATTGCCCTGAGGATCGAAAAGTGGGCTTAGCGGTGGATTTTCTGGATGGTGTAGCTTTTGATTGGTGGTCTTATATGAGCAGGGACTTAGAGATTGATGGCCCAATTACTTGGGAACAGTTCAAGGAGCACTTTACTGAGAGATATTTTGGCACAGCTATCCGAGATAGGATGAAATATGAGTTCTTACATCTGCAAAAGGGGGACATGACCGTAACAGAATTTGAACAACGGTTCACCCAACTGGCCCAGTTTGTGCCTGATATGGTTAGCACTGAGAGGGAGCGGATTTATAGGTTTGTGGATGCTTTGGGGGGTAAGTATTCTGATCAGCTGACCGGAGTACCATTTACTGATTATGCTGAGGTCGTTAATGCTGCTTTACGACTTGAGACTAGGTATATGTCTGGTATCCGACCTCGGGATTTGGGTGGCCCCAGCCAGGGCCCACCCAAGAAGGCTGCTTCCACTTCTGGGTCAGGATCTTCAGCAGGCAGCGGACAGAGTAGTGGGTCTGGTGCTGGATCTCGTTATAGACGCGGGGGGCGTGACAGGAGATTCCCTCGGGGGCAGTTTAGTGGACGCCCGTTTGGGCAGAGCAGAGTTGGTTTTGGTGGTCAGCATAGGGCTCCAGCTAGGCAGCCAGCCCCGTTTGGGCAGTACCAGTCAGTCGGATGCTTTGAGTGTGGACAGCAGGGCCACTTTAGGAGGGATTGCCCTCTATTGACTCAGAGAGCTGCATTTACTCCTTATCAGACCGCGGGCCAGTCTTCTGCCG GCTAG